DNA from Oncorhynchus gorbuscha isolate QuinsamMale2020 ecotype Even-year unplaced genomic scaffold, OgorEven_v1.0 Un_scaffold_1216, whole genome shotgun sequence:
catggactagatcacatggactagatcacatggactagatcacatggactTAGATCACATGGACTTAGATCACATGGACTtagatcacatggactagatcacatggactagatcacatggactagatcacatggactagatcacatggactagatcacatggactagatcacatggactagatcacatggactTAGATCACATGGACTTAGATCACATGGACTtagatcacatggactagatcacatggactagatcacatggactagatcacatggactagatcacatggactagatcacgtggactagatcacgtggactagatcacgtggactagatcacgtggactagatcacatggactagatcacatggactagatcacgtggactagatcacgtggactagatcacgtggactagatcacgtggactagatcacgtggactagatcacatggactagatcacatggactagatcacgtggactagatcacgtggactagatcacgtggactagatcacgtggactagatcacgtggactagatcacgtggactagatcacgtggactagatcacatggactagatcacatggactagatcacgtggactagatcacgtggactagatcacgtggactagatcacgtggactagatcacgtggactagatcacgtggactagatcacgtggactagatcacgtggactagatcacgtggactagatcacgtggactagatcacatggactagatcacatggactagatcacatggactagatcacgtggactagatcacgtggactagatcacgtggactagatcacgtggactagatcacgtggacagatcacgtggactagatcacgtggactagatcacgtggactagatcacgtggactagatcacgtggactagatcacgtggaccagatcacgtggactagatcacgtggactagatcacgtggactagatcacgtggactagatcacgtggactagatcacgtggactagatcacgtggactagatcacgtggactagatcacgtggaccAGATCACGTGGAAGATCACGTGACcagatcacgtggactagatcacgtggactagatcacgtggactagatcacgtggactagaacgtggactagatcacgtggactagatcacgtggactagatcacatggactagatcacatggactagatcacatggactagatcacgtggactagatcacgtggaccagatcacgtggactagatcacgtggactagatcacgtggactagatcacgtggactagatcacgtggactagatcacgtggactagatcacgtggactagatcacgtggactagatcacgtggactagatcacgtggactagatcacgtggactagatcacgtggactagatcacgtggactagatcacgtggactagatcacgtggactgATCACGTGGACcagatcacgtggactagatcacatggactgatcacgtggactagatcacgtggactagatcacgtggactagatcacgtggactagatcacgtggactagatcacgttGTCACGTGGAcagatcacgtggactagatcacgtggactagatcacgtggactggagatcacgtggactagatcacgtggactagatcacgtggactagatcacgtggactagatcacatggactagatcacgtggactagatcacgtggactagatcacgtggactagatcacgtggactagatcacgtggactagatcacgtggactagatcacgtggactagatcacatggactagatcacatggactagatcacgtggactagatcacgtggactagatcacgtggactagatcacaGTCACTTATTCCTTTGTGCTCTTGTTTATTTGTGGATTCTTTCAGCTGACTACTGGTCTGGAAAGAGAAGTGACATCACTCCAGAGTAGAACGCGGTCGGTACACCATGCTATAAAAGGGTGAAAGGCCGTAGGTAACCATGCTATAACAGGGTGAAAGGTCATAGATAACCATGCTATAACAGGTGAAAGGTCAAAGTTCATAGGTAACAGGTCACTGTTTTGATGTTGTACGATTAGTATACTGTAGTTGGAGGAACGTTGAcaggctagtgtgtgtgtgtgtgtgtgtgtgtggctctaaGCTGAACCGGCTAGATCACTGTCTCATCGTCTCTATTTCAACGCGACAGTGCAAGTTGTCTCACACAGTTGTCTCAATCTTCTCAATAATCTCCACCATAGACTTGGacggagagagcagagaacactCATCTTGATTCCACATACTTAGTGGACTAGACTCTCCATCACTACTTaactcttcatcctcctcctccacttcctcctcgtcttcctcctcttcctcagaacCCTCGTCACATGACTCCATGTAATGGCCGCCCAGCGCATTTATCCCAGAATCCTCAGAGCTGGACGGGGAGGAGCAGTGGTCTATTTTGGGGGTGGTGACCTTGTCTCCCAGGGCACTGGGCTTGGTGCCCTGGGGGTGTGGTCTGGGCTGGAGGTGTGGGTGGTGTCTGGGGGTCCGTTGGGGGTGGGGTTTGGACCGGGGGTGAGGGGGATGTGATTGAGGCGGGCTGGGCATGGTTGAAGGTTGAGGTCTCTGGACATAGCACATCTTCCCATTGATGCGTTTGACCATGTAGTCGTCCACGAAGAGGTCTGAGATGATGCAGAACTTTGGCGACTCCAGGCAGGGCGGGGCTTGGAAGGCGGGGGCGGTCATGAGGAAGCGTTCGGCCAATAAGACTGTCAGGTCCATGGTATGGGGGTGGTCTGTGGCGATGGCAGGCACTGGGGTGCTGGGGAGGCGGCACACGTTGGTCATCGGCTGGTACACATATTTACctagagaagggaagagagagagagaagtggggagagagagagagaagtgggaagagagagagagagagagaagtggagagagagagagagagagaagtggagagagagagagagagagagagagagagagagagagagagagagagagagagagagagagagagagagagagagagagagagagagagagagagagagagagagagagagagagagagagagagagagagagagagagagagagagagagagagagagagagagagagagagagagagagagagagagagagagagagagagagagagagagagagagagaga
Protein-coding regions in this window:
- the LOC124021801 gene encoding UPF0524 protein C3orf70 homolog A-like encodes the protein MAASGGRKSEKLDEAQALARSCAGRPDFLPCDGLSICATHSHGKCFKLHWCCHLGWCHCKYVYQPMTNVCRLPSTPVPAIATDHPHTMDLTVLLAERFLMTAPAFQAPPCLESPKFCIISDLFVDDYMVKRINGKMCYVQRPQPSTMPSPPQSHPPHPRSKPHPQRTPRHHPHLQPRPHPQGTKPSALGDKVTTPKIDHCSSPSSSEDSGINALGGHYMESCDEGSEEEEEDEEEVEEEDEELSSDGESSPLSMWNQDECSLLSPSKSMVEIIEKIETTV